One window of the Pseudofrankia sp. DC12 genome contains the following:
- a CDS encoding MFS transporter — protein sequence MVSTRVDEPAAAVTSVSGPAPMPATTLSPSTTLSPSTTLSPSTTTSAPPAQLPVPAGQAEPDPRRWRVLPAILVATFMSLFDIFVVNVAAPSIGADLKASNAGLELIVAGYSFAYAAGLITGGRLGDRSGRRRMFLAGMALFTVASAVCGFAPSETALIVGRLAQGAGAAAMVPQALAIINVIFPPAERARAFAFFGVTVGLGAVSGQVIGGLLVDLDVFGLGWRPIFLVNVPIGIVAMAVVWRMLAESKSARPEPLDLPGLAALAAGLGLVLVPLTLGRDEGWPLWIWLTLAAGAVVLAAFARWEVRLARTGGYPIVPPAVLRSRRTIAGLLVSFGFFTFFGSFLLAATIFLQDGQHRSPLNAGLVFGPLGVAFALSSMAARGLVAKYGPRTLTAGAAISFVGLAVLLALVLAEGTGVPTAELMPPLLAMGVGNGLIIPALVAAVLAGAPADVSGAVSGLLTTTQQASAALGVAGVGTVFFGVAARHGLADGFVASIVIGLAAVAIAGAGTLLLPRGDAGPVAVAVSPVRAAARGDDLDEIREVPALAGVPAGWAVAVPVQVSGGPELSASL from the coding sequence ATGGTCTCCACCAGAGTCGACGAGCCGGCGGCCGCCGTGACGTCCGTGTCCGGACCGGCGCCGATGCCCGCCACGACGCTGTCGCCCTCGACCACGCTGTCGCCCTCGACCACGCTGTCGCCCTCGACCACAACCAGCGCGCCACCCGCCCAGCTTCCCGTGCCGGCGGGCCAGGCCGAGCCGGACCCCCGCCGGTGGCGGGTGCTGCCCGCGATCCTCGTCGCGACCTTCATGTCCCTGTTCGACATCTTCGTGGTGAATGTGGCGGCCCCCAGCATCGGCGCGGACCTGAAGGCGTCGAACGCCGGCCTGGAGCTGATCGTCGCCGGCTACTCCTTCGCCTACGCCGCTGGCCTGATCACCGGCGGCCGCCTGGGCGACCGGTCCGGCCGGCGCCGGATGTTCCTGGCCGGGATGGCCCTGTTCACCGTCGCGTCGGCGGTCTGTGGGTTCGCCCCGAGCGAGACCGCGCTGATCGTCGGCCGGCTGGCCCAGGGCGCCGGCGCGGCGGCGATGGTGCCGCAGGCGCTGGCCATCATCAACGTGATCTTCCCGCCGGCCGAGCGGGCCCGCGCGTTCGCGTTCTTCGGCGTCACCGTCGGCCTCGGCGCCGTGTCGGGCCAGGTCATCGGCGGTCTGCTGGTCGACCTGGACGTCTTCGGGCTCGGCTGGCGGCCCATCTTCCTGGTGAACGTGCCGATCGGGATCGTCGCGATGGCCGTGGTGTGGCGGATGCTCGCCGAGTCGAAGTCCGCCAGGCCCGAGCCGCTCGACCTGCCCGGGCTCGCGGCGCTCGCGGCCGGCCTCGGGCTGGTGCTCGTCCCGCTGACGCTCGGCCGGGACGAGGGCTGGCCGCTGTGGATCTGGCTGACGCTCGCCGCGGGCGCCGTCGTGCTGGCCGCCTTCGCCCGCTGGGAGGTCCGGCTCGCCCGGACCGGCGGCTACCCGATCGTCCCGCCGGCGGTGCTGCGGTCCCGCCGGACCATCGCCGGGCTGCTGGTCAGCTTCGGGTTCTTCACGTTCTTCGGCAGCTTCCTGCTGGCGGCGACGATCTTCCTGCAGGACGGGCAGCACCGCTCGCCGCTGAACGCGGGCCTCGTGTTCGGCCCGCTGGGAGTCGCCTTCGCGCTGTCGTCCATGGCCGCGCGTGGCCTGGTGGCCAAGTACGGCCCGCGGACGCTGACCGCCGGTGCCGCGATCAGCTTCGTCGGCCTGGCCGTGCTGCTGGCGCTGGTCCTCGCCGAGGGAACCGGCGTCCCGACAGCCGAGCTGATGCCGCCGCTGCTGGCCATGGGCGTCGGCAACGGACTGATCATCCCGGCGCTGGTCGCGGCGGTCCTCGCCGGGGCGCCCGCGGACGTGAGCGGGGCGGTCAGTGGGCTGCTCACGACGACGCAGCAGGCGTCGGCGGCACTCGGCGTGGCCGGGGTCGGCACCGTGTTCTTCGGGGTGGCGGCTCGTCACGGGCTGGCGGACGGCTTCGTCGCGTCGATCGTGATCGGTCTGGCCGCCGTCGCCATCGCCGGTGCCGGAACGCTCCTGCTGCCACGCGGCGACGCTGGACCCGTTGCCGTCGCGGTGAGCCCGGTCCGGGCCGCCGCCCGCGGCGACGACCTCGACGAGATCAGGGAGGTGCCCGCCCTGGCGGGTGTGCCGGCCGGCTGGGCGGTGGCCGTGCCGGTGCAGGTCAGCGGTGGCCCGGAGCTGTCGGCGAGTCTCTAG
- a CDS encoding globin, whose protein sequence is MPSFSAPPTETFFETVGGEETFRRLVARFYEGVAADPVLRPLYPEEDLGPAEERLRLFLIQYWGGPATYHETRGHPRLRMRHVPFAIGPAERDAWIAQMRAAVDSLELPPEQGATLWDYLVYAAHSMQNRP, encoded by the coding sequence ATCCCGTCGTTCTCGGCGCCGCCGACGGAGACGTTCTTCGAGACCGTCGGCGGCGAGGAGACCTTCCGCCGCCTGGTGGCCCGGTTCTACGAGGGTGTCGCCGCCGACCCCGTCCTGCGGCCGCTCTACCCGGAGGAGGACCTCGGCCCGGCCGAGGAGCGGCTGCGGCTGTTCCTGATCCAGTACTGGGGTGGTCCGGCGACCTACCACGAGACGCGCGGCCACCCCCGGCTGCGGATGCGGCATGTCCCGTTCGCGATCGGCCCGGCGGAGCGCGACGCCTGGATCGCCCAGATGCGCGCCGCCGTCGACTCCCTCGAGCTGCCGCCCGAGCAGGGGGCGACGCTGTGGGACTACCTCGTCTACGCCGCCCATTCCATGCAGAACCGGCCCTGA
- a CDS encoding alpha-amylase family glycosyl hydrolase has translation MAGVALTSGWWRDAVFYEVYVRSFADADGDGVGDLDGVRARLPELADLGVNGLWLTPFYRSPMADHGYDVADHRDVDPLFGDLAAFDALLAAAHRLGVAVLVDLVPNHSSDAHPAFQAALAAAPGAAARHRYLIRPGRGEGGGAPPNNWISVFGGSAWTRLREARRFPEQTAPSSSAGPPIASEDSPADADGTRPDDWYLHLFAPEQPDWNWSDPAVRADHEATLRFWLDRGVDGFRIDVSHGLVKDDALRDNPPGPPATPETGFREKLEPHSWDQDGVHDVYRSWRRLVEGYRRRDRQERILVGETWVEDPERLSRYVRPDELHLTFSFSLLSVEWSAAAWRRAIVDGFTATGAAGTQPTWVLANHDVVRPASRYGGGEAGLRRARAALLTMLALPGVVFLYQGDELGLPQVDVAPAARQDPVWERSGHTSPGRDGCRVPIPWSGTEPPFGFAPDGVAPWLPQPGEWAALTVAAQRADPRSTWRLVQAALAFRHSHLRVTDLGSRMTRWRAGVPAGVLAFDRIALAPGGRLPRTPLDGGAASGTGPRARLALTSTRRPTEAGLLTCVLAAGSGATLAMPGRVMLASGPVEHDGQTLVLPPDTAAWVVRGNGPRTGATRR, from the coding sequence ATGGCGGGTGTGGCCCTGACCAGCGGCTGGTGGCGCGACGCGGTCTTCTACGAGGTCTATGTCCGCAGCTTCGCGGACGCGGACGGTGACGGGGTGGGCGACCTCGACGGCGTCCGGGCCCGGCTGCCCGAGCTTGCCGATCTCGGCGTCAACGGCCTGTGGCTCACCCCGTTCTACCGCTCGCCGATGGCCGACCACGGCTACGACGTCGCCGACCACCGGGACGTCGACCCGCTGTTCGGCGACCTGGCCGCGTTCGACGCCCTGCTGGCCGCGGCGCACCGGCTGGGCGTGGCCGTCCTGGTCGACCTGGTCCCGAACCACTCCAGCGACGCCCATCCGGCCTTTCAGGCGGCGCTCGCCGCGGCGCCGGGCGCCGCGGCACGCCACCGGTACCTGATCCGGCCCGGCCGAGGTGAGGGCGGTGGCGCTCCGCCCAACAACTGGATCTCCGTCTTCGGCGGCTCGGCCTGGACCCGCCTGCGCGAGGCCCGCCGGTTCCCCGAGCAGACCGCGCCAAGCTCCTCCGCCGGCCCGCCGATCGCCTCGGAGGACTCCCCTGCCGACGCGGATGGGACCAGGCCCGACGACTGGTACCTGCACCTGTTCGCGCCCGAGCAGCCGGACTGGAACTGGTCGGACCCGGCGGTGCGCGCCGACCACGAGGCCACGCTGCGGTTCTGGCTGGACCGGGGTGTCGACGGCTTCCGGATCGACGTCTCCCACGGCCTGGTGAAGGACGACGCGCTGCGCGACAACCCGCCGGGCCCACCGGCCACCCCGGAGACCGGCTTCCGGGAGAAGCTGGAGCCGCACAGCTGGGACCAGGACGGCGTCCACGACGTCTACCGCTCCTGGCGCAGGCTGGTCGAGGGCTACCGCAGGCGCGACCGCCAGGAGCGCATTCTCGTCGGGGAGACCTGGGTCGAGGACCCGGAGCGGCTGTCCCGCTACGTCCGCCCGGACGAGCTGCACCTGACGTTCTCGTTCTCGCTGCTGTCCGTCGAGTGGTCCGCGGCCGCCTGGCGCCGGGCCATCGTCGACGGGTTCACCGCCACCGGCGCCGCCGGGACGCAGCCGACCTGGGTACTGGCCAACCATGACGTCGTCCGCCCGGCCAGCCGCTACGGGGGCGGCGAGGCCGGGCTTCGCCGGGCCAGAGCCGCCCTGCTCACCATGCTGGCGCTGCCGGGCGTGGTGTTCCTCTACCAGGGCGACGAACTGGGCCTGCCACAGGTCGACGTGGCGCCGGCGGCCCGCCAGGACCCGGTCTGGGAGCGATCCGGGCACACGTCGCCCGGCCGCGACGGCTGCCGCGTGCCGATTCCCTGGTCTGGCACCGAGCCGCCGTTCGGCTTCGCGCCCGACGGGGTCGCGCCCTGGCTGCCGCAGCCGGGCGAGTGGGCCGCGCTGACCGTGGCCGCGCAGCGCGCCGACCCGCGCTCCACCTGGCGGCTCGTCCAGGCCGCGCTGGCCTTCCGGCACTCCCACCTGCGGGTCACCGACCTCGGCTCGCGCATGACGCGGTGGCGCGCCGGCGTGCCCGCCGGAGTGCTCGCCTTCGACCGGATCGCCCTGGCCCCCGGTGGGCGGCTGCCGCGCACGCCGCTGGACGGTGGCGCGGCCAGCGGGACCGGCCCCCGGGCGCGCCTGGCTCTCACCTCGACGCGACGCCCGACCGAGGCCGGGCTGCTGACCTGCGTACTCGCCGCCGGATCCGGAGCGACGCTCGCGATGCCCGGCCGCGTCATGCTGGCCAGCGGCCCGGTCGAGCACGACGGCCAGACCCTGGTGCTGCCGCCCGACACCGCCGCCTGGGTTGTGCGCGGCAACGGCCCGCGGACAGGGGCCACCCGGCGCTGA
- a CDS encoding HNH endonuclease: MAEALVLNATYEPLCVVSQRRALILVLTDKAVMVEAGGQVLHSAASSVEVPVVVRLARFVRVPYRSQVPLTRKGVLARDHHRCVYCGAPATSLDHVIPRSRGGPHVWENVVAACGRCNHTKADRAVADLGWRLRTAPRAPSGAAWRILGSRRMDPRWSQYLNTDLGEAASA, encoded by the coding sequence GTGGCAGAGGCGCTGGTTCTCAATGCCACGTACGAGCCTCTGTGCGTGGTGTCCCAACGTCGGGCACTGATACTTGTCCTGACGGACAAGGCGGTGATGGTCGAGGCCGGCGGGCAGGTGCTGCACTCCGCCGCCTCGTCCGTCGAAGTCCCCGTCGTCGTGCGGTTAGCTCGGTTCGTGCGGGTGCCGTACCGCTCACAGGTGCCGCTGACCCGCAAGGGCGTGCTCGCCCGCGACCACCACCGATGCGTGTACTGCGGCGCCCCGGCGACGTCGCTCGACCATGTGATCCCACGGTCCCGAGGGGGCCCGCACGTATGGGAGAACGTCGTGGCGGCCTGCGGCCGCTGCAACCATACAAAAGCGGACCGCGCCGTCGCTGATCTCGGCTGGCGGCTCCGCACGGCGCCGCGCGCGCCGAGCGGAGCCGCCTGGCGCATTCTGGGGAGCCGTCGGATGGATCCCCGCTGGTCGCAGTACCTCAACACCGACCTCGGCGAGGCCGCGTCCGCCTAA
- a CDS encoding SpoIIE family protein phosphatase: MGRADPEATATGRRAATGPVRSGTRAGEAGRSEATGGQGTTGGSSGTPDSPAPARVGAAWAGALGLGAGVVRGALRPVRRARRRHADERAALEGLTFLSEASLQLGGSLEPYKIIEMTVALARRLGDGVMLWLRSPEGDMIDLAAVDHVDPAAAAYMRALTATRPARITDDYSPGVVVRTGERMWIDDLTAELRRPLFPDPVEYARFRRLGWGHSITVPMVYGERVTGALTISRRPGAPPCNHVEATIAEDLARRAGLALANAQVFRESQDAGRALQRSMLPANPPALDGADVAMEYRPGTAGTEVGGDFYDVIELPGGRAGLAIGDVMGRGLRAAAVMGQLRAALRAYALEEWPPAELLARLDLVVSSLPGLELATCLYGVYEPAVPSLGAAGSQDDHLGTGGPADRPARVLLAGAGHPAPLLVCPASEPRYVELDPGLPLGVGDGTRFAETTVDLPPGSSLVFFTDGLVESRHQSISEGLDLLCTRVGEHLGRRRAAERRSLETASRRRHPSGADLRPPAPSADGPGNGPASAAAATPAGDAEGTALTPGDQPPLDRRAGGPGEWAGTERRAGTERRASRDRRAPGPGRPPGGIERRRGNDRRRHSRGGFSVRSWSGPDTVDLDDTRWSENAARALLELSLLAADLPEDTDDDTALLVLTIQSAGPPLLELALPPVAASAGQARAAVRAAVEQQDLGRADDAALLVSEICTNAIKHARSELTVRLWAESSRLRISVEDREGATLPKPGRAAKGDPEAESGWGLLLVEALADAWGVQTTSDGKRVWFDLDLLRQTPLEADAAPSP; this comes from the coding sequence GTGGGCAGGGCCGATCCCGAGGCGACCGCGACCGGCCGACGTGCCGCCACCGGCCCGGTGCGCTCGGGCACCCGAGCTGGCGAGGCCGGGCGGTCGGAGGCGACCGGCGGCCAGGGCACGACCGGCGGCTCGAGCGGTACGCCGGACAGCCCGGCGCCGGCGAGGGTCGGCGCGGCCTGGGCCGGCGCGCTGGGGCTCGGCGCCGGCGTCGTGCGGGGCGCGCTGCGCCCGGTCCGCCGGGCCCGGCGCCGGCACGCCGATGAACGGGCCGCGCTGGAGGGCCTGACCTTCCTGTCGGAGGCGAGCCTCCAGCTTGGCGGCTCGCTGGAGCCCTACAAGATCATCGAGATGACGGTCGCGCTGGCCAGGCGGCTGGGCGACGGCGTCATGCTCTGGCTGCGCTCACCCGAGGGCGACATGATCGACCTCGCCGCCGTCGACCACGTCGACCCGGCCGCGGCCGCCTACATGCGAGCCCTCACCGCGACCCGCCCGGCGCGGATCACCGACGACTACAGCCCGGGCGTCGTCGTGCGCACCGGGGAGCGGATGTGGATCGACGACCTGACCGCGGAGCTGCGGCGCCCGCTGTTCCCGGATCCGGTCGAGTACGCCCGGTTCCGCCGGCTCGGCTGGGGCCACTCGATCACCGTGCCGATGGTCTACGGCGAGCGGGTCACCGGCGCGCTCACGATCAGCCGGCGCCCCGGTGCCCCGCCCTGTAACCACGTCGAGGCGACGATCGCCGAGGACCTGGCCCGGCGGGCCGGCCTCGCGCTGGCCAACGCCCAGGTGTTCCGCGAGTCCCAGGACGCCGGCCGGGCCCTGCAGCGTTCGATGCTGCCCGCCAACCCACCCGCTCTCGACGGCGCGGACGTGGCGATGGAGTACCGGCCGGGAACCGCGGGCACCGAGGTCGGCGGCGACTTCTACGACGTGATCGAGCTGCCTGGCGGCAGGGCCGGCCTCGCGATCGGGGACGTCATGGGCCGGGGGCTGCGCGCCGCCGCGGTGATGGGCCAGCTGCGCGCGGCGCTGCGGGCCTACGCGCTGGAGGAATGGCCGCCGGCGGAGCTGCTGGCCCGGCTGGACCTGGTGGTCTCCTCGCTGCCCGGCCTCGAGCTTGCGACCTGCCTGTACGGCGTCTACGAGCCGGCCGTCCCGTCGCTGGGGGCCGCAGGCTCCCAGGACGACCACCTGGGCACCGGCGGGCCCGCCGACCGCCCGGCCCGGGTGCTGCTCGCCGGCGCGGGTCATCCGGCGCCGCTGCTGGTCTGCCCGGCCAGCGAGCCGCGGTACGTCGAGCTGGACCCGGGCCTGCCCCTCGGCGTCGGCGACGGCACCCGGTTCGCCGAGACGACCGTGGACCTGCCGCCGGGCTCCAGCCTCGTCTTCTTCACCGACGGGCTGGTCGAGTCCCGCCACCAGTCGATCTCCGAGGGGCTGGACCTGCTGTGCACCCGGGTCGGCGAGCATCTGGGCCGGCGCCGGGCCGCGGAGCGACGCAGCCTGGAGACCGCGTCGCGTCGCCGGCACCCGTCCGGCGCGGACCTGCGCCCGCCTGCGCCCTCGGCCGACGGGCCGGGAAACGGCCCGGCATCGGCGGCCGCGGCGACCCCGGCTGGGGACGCGGAGGGGACCGCGCTCACGCCAGGGGACCAGCCGCCGCTCGACCGCCGGGCCGGCGGGCCGGGGGAGTGGGCCGGCACCGAGCGGCGCGCCGGCACCGAACGCCGCGCCTCCCGGGACCGCCGGGCGCCCGGGCCCGGCCGCCCGCCCGGTGGCATCGAGCGCCGCCGCGGCAACGACCGGCGGCGGCACAGCCGAGGCGGGTTCTCGGTCCGCAGCTGGTCGGGCCCGGACACCGTCGACCTCGACGACACCCGCTGGTCGGAGAACGCGGCCCGCGCGCTGCTGGAGCTCAGCCTGCTCGCCGCCGACCTGCCGGAGGACACCGACGACGACACGGCACTGCTGGTGCTGACGATCCAGTCGGCCGGCCCGCCGCTGCTGGAGCTGGCGCTGCCGCCCGTCGCCGCGTCCGCCGGGCAGGCCCGCGCGGCCGTCCGCGCGGCCGTGGAGCAGCAGGACCTCGGCCGGGCGGACGACGCGGCGCTGCTGGTCAGCGAGATCTGCACGAACGCGATCAAGCACGCCCGCAGTGAGCTGACCGTGCGCCTCTGGGCCGAGTCGTCCCGGCTGCGGATCAGCGTCGAGGACCGGGAGGGTGCCACCCTGCCGAAACCCGGCCGGGCGGCCAAGGGCGACCCCGAGGCGGAGTCGGGCTGGGGCCTGCTCCTGGTCGAGGCCCTCGCCGACGCCTGGGGCGTCCAGACCACCTCGGACGGCAAACGCGTCTGGTTCGACCTGGACCTGCTCCGCCAGACCCCACTCGAAGCCGACGCCGCCCCGTCGCCCTAA